Proteins found in one Gemmatimonadota bacterium genomic segment:
- a CDS encoding alpha/beta hydrolase — protein MLKTARILPLGLLLVAAALPMPIAGQQSATASDDDLQITPDVVYGHKDGMALTFDVFRPANAHGGAVLYMVSGGWVSRWGPPQRLASRSFSGLLEKGLTVIAVRHGSAPRYKVPEAEADVRRALRYVRLHAADLGVDVDRLGVFGGSAGGHLSLMLGLGSDEGEQDSRDEVLRTPARVAAVVAYYPPVDLRPIVGPSERFPALDFPEDQAASISPILFVTPDDPPTLLIHGDADTLVPISASELMYAALQAEEVESEFITIAGGDHGFRNPDHRAQAQAAMVAWFDGHLAPSPGG, from the coding sequence ATGTTGAAGACAGCCCGAATCCTCCCCCTCGGCTTGCTTCTAGTCGCAGCTGCGCTGCCCATGCCGATCGCTGGTCAGCAGAGTGCCACTGCGAGCGACGACGACCTCCAAATCACGCCGGACGTGGTGTACGGCCACAAGGACGGCATGGCGCTGACGTTCGACGTGTTCAGACCGGCGAACGCCCACGGCGGCGCGGTGCTGTACATGGTGAGCGGCGGATGGGTGTCGCGTTGGGGGCCGCCTCAGCGTTTGGCTAGCCGGAGCTTCTCGGGGCTTCTCGAGAAGGGGTTGACGGTCATTGCGGTGCGGCATGGAAGTGCGCCGCGTTACAAGGTGCCCGAGGCCGAAGCCGACGTGAGGCGTGCCTTGAGATACGTGCGCTTGCACGCCGCCGATCTCGGCGTCGACGTGGACCGTCTGGGCGTCTTCGGCGGAAGCGCCGGAGGGCATCTGTCGCTGATGCTTGGCCTCGGCTCCGACGAGGGCGAGCAGGATTCGAGGGACGAGGTGCTGCGGACGCCCGCCCGGGTGGCGGCGGTGGTCGCGTACTATCCTCCGGTCGACCTTCGGCCGATCGTCGGCCCGAGCGAGCGGTTCCCGGCGCTCGATTTCCCCGAGGACCAGGCTGCCTCGATCTCGCCGATCCTCTTCGTAACTCCTGACGACCCCCCGACGCTCCTGATCCATGGAGATGCGGACACGCTCGTGCCGATCAGCGCCAGCGAGCTCATGTACGCCGCGCTGCAAGCTGAAGAAGTGGAGTCCGAGTTCATCACCATCGCAGGTGGGGATCACGGCTTCAGGAATCCGGATCACCGAGCCCAAGCACAGGCCGCCATGGTGGCCTGGTTCGATGGGCATCTGGCGCCGAGCCCTGGAGGCTGA